From one Thalassobaculum sp. OXR-137 genomic stretch:
- a CDS encoding ABC transporter permease, translating to MVAFILRRLIQSLFVMFFVALVSFSMFRFVGDPVNQMVGIETSIAEREALRERLGLNDPFLVQFGRYISKAATGEFGVSYQHKRPVAEMLVERMPATLELALVSAVFSLLVGVPMGVYAGLNRDGFLSKVLLSVSLVGISLPTFLIGILLIFFFSVQLNWLPSFGRGGLVDIGLWKTGFLTLDGWKSLIMPSITLGLFQLTLIMRLVRSEMLEVLRTDYIKFARARGLSNRAVHFGHALKNTLVPVITITGLQLGSIIAFAIITETVFQWPGMGQMFLQAVTNVDIPIMAAYLMLIAFFFVVINLIVDMLYYVVDPRLRVDTGKASGHG from the coding sequence ATGGTCGCTTTCATTCTAAGACGGTTGATACAATCGCTATTCGTCATGTTCTTCGTGGCGCTGGTATCGTTCTCGATGTTCCGGTTCGTCGGCGACCCGGTGAACCAGATGGTCGGCATCGAGACCAGCATCGCGGAACGCGAAGCCCTGCGCGAGCGTCTCGGCCTTAACGATCCGTTCCTGGTCCAGTTCGGCCGGTACATCTCCAAGGCCGCCACCGGCGAGTTCGGGGTCTCCTATCAGCACAAGCGCCCGGTGGCCGAGATGCTGGTGGAGCGGATGCCCGCGACGCTGGAACTGGCGCTGGTCTCGGCGGTGTTCTCGCTTCTGGTCGGCGTGCCCATGGGCGTCTATGCAGGCCTGAACCGCGACGGTTTCCTGTCCAAAGTATTGTTGTCCGTATCCCTGGTGGGCATCAGCCTGCCGACCTTCCTGATCGGTATTCTGCTGATCTTCTTCTTCTCCGTTCAGCTCAACTGGCTGCCCTCGTTCGGGCGCGGCGGGCTGGTGGATATCGGGCTGTGGAAGACCGGGTTCCTGACCCTGGACGGCTGGAAGTCGCTGATCATGCCGTCGATCACCCTGGGTCTGTTCCAGCTCACCCTGATCATGCGTCTGGTGCGCTCCGAGATGCTCGAAGTGCTGCGCACCGACTACATCAAGTTCGCCAGGGCCCGGGGGCTGTCCAACCGCGCCGTCCATTTCGGCCACGCGCTGAAGAACACGCTGGTCCCGGTGATCACCATCACCGGCCTGCAGCTCGGCTCGATCATCGCCTTCGCGATCATCACCGAGACCGTGTTCCAGTGGCCGGGCATGGGGCAGATGTTCCTGCAGGCGGTGACCAACGTCGATATCCCGATCATGGCGGCGTATCTGATGCTGATCGCCTTCTTCTTCGTCGTGATCAACCTGATCGTGGACATGCTCTACTACGTGGTCGACCCGCGCCTGCGCGTGGATACCGGAAAGGCCAGCGGCCATGGCTGA